The DNA sequence ATGGCGGTCGCCTTCAAAAAGGATAACACGGAGCTGCAGGAGCGTGTCGATGCAGCCTTGGCTGACATGAAGGAAGACGGAACCTTCGATGAAATTTACGACAAATGGTTCTATAGTGAATAACGAAAATAAAGGGTAAGAAAGAGGTTTATGAAATGGACTTGATACAGACGATACTGCCATCATTGCTTGACGGCTTGAAGATGACACTTACGTTGTTCTTCATCATAGGGATCTCCAGCATTCCATTAGGATTTCTGATTGCCGTCATCCGGGTTTACGGACCGAAGTGGCTGGGTTTTCTGATCCAGATATATGTCTTCATTATGAGAGGGACACCATTGCTTTTGCAATTGATGTTTGTCTTCTTCGGTTTGCCGCTGATAGGCATTACGCTGGATCGTTTTTCTGCAGCGATTTTGGCATATATGATCAACTACGCTGCCTACTATGCGGAAATATTCCGCGGAGGAATCACGGCCGTTCCGAAAGGACAGTTCGAGGCCATTTCGGTGTTGGGTATCGGTAAGGTCAGAGGGTTTTTCAAAATTATCATTCCCCAGGTCACCAAGATCGTATTGCCGTCTGTTGGGAATGAAGTGATTGCGCTAGTAAAAGATACATCTTTGGTTTATGTCATCGGTCTCGGGGAACTGTTGCGCGCAGGGCAGATCGCTGCGAATACGTATGCCTCATTGGTGCCTTTTCTGGCAGTCGGCACCGTCTATTTATCGGTTACGGCTGTCATTACGGTGCTGCTGAACAAACTTGAATCCAAAGGGAACTTTTAGGGGGGAGCGGCAATCATGTTATTAAATGCAATGAATTTAACAAAGTCTTACCATGACACAACCGTGATTGATGATTTTTCATTCCACATCGATCCAAATGAAATCGTTGTGCTTGTGGGTCGTTCCGGAACGGGCAAAACGACATTGATGCGCCTGCTCAACAATCTGGAAAAAGCAGACCAGGGCACCATTTCTATCGAGGATGCTGTCTTATGCAAACAAGGATTGAAGGGCGCAGAATATGCTGACCGCAAAACAAGGCGTCTTTACCAAAACAAAATCGGCATGGTGTTCCAGGACTATGCTTTGTTCCCGAACCTTTCTGTACTCGACAATCTGTTGGAGGCACCGCTTGCCCAGAAATTGGGCAGCCGTGAAGAACTGACGGCGAAAGCCGCCGGATTATTGAAGCAAATGGGATTGGAAAACAAACTGGAGGCGATGCCGTCGACTTTGTCCGGGGGCCAGAAGCAAAGGGTCGCGATCGCTCGGGCGATGATGCTGAATCCGCGCGTGCTTTGTTTTGATGAACCGACATCCGCACTCGATCGCGAGTCTTCCGACAGCATCGGCAAGCTGATCCAGGAAATCGCAGCTGGAGGAACCGGCATCCTGATCGTTACGCATGATACCGAGTTCGGGCAACAGTACGGCACCCGAATCGTATCCTCAAGCGAGTTCGTCAAGAACCGTTAAGGATAGGGCAAGGACTGACAGTCCGGCAAAAAAACAGGGCAATCGCCCTGTTTTTTTGTTACACTTTTTTGTCGCCAGTGAAAGAATAGCGGCTTATTTCAAGAATGTTTTCATTTAGGTTGACGGGAGCCTTTGTTTTTGGTAGACTATTAATGTTGTAAATGTGCGCACCACAGCTACAACCGCACGGATAGGAGTCATGAGACCTGCAAGGGCACTCCGTTTGGCGAGTCTAAGTAAAATAAGGAGGTGCAGAGAATATGTACGCAATTATCAAAACTGGTGGTAAACAATTGAAAGTTGAAGTTGGTCAAGCGATCTATATTGAAAAATTAGATGCTGAAGCTGGTGATAAAGTAACTTTTGATGAAATCGTATTTGTAGGTGGAGAAGAAACTAAAATTGGCGCTCCATTCGTAACAGGTGCTTCTGTAGAAGGCACTGTTGAAAAACAGGGCAAAGAAAAGAAAGTCACTACTTTCAAATACAAGAGAAGAAAAGATACACACCGCAAGCAAGGTCATCGTCAACCTTATACAAAAGTAATCATTGACGCAATCAACGCATAAGAGTGTGAATAACCATGATTGAAGTGAAATTTAAAGAAGATGACCATGGCAAACTGCTTTCTTTCGAGATTACAGGACATGCCGGGTATGGAGTAGAAGGGGAAGATATCATCTGTGCCGCTGTCTCCGTACTGGCCATCGAAACTGTGAATAGCGTTGAACGTTTAGCCGGCTATCAGATGCTTGTTGATGAAGCGGATGACGAAGGCGGGTATCTCTATGCGGAAATACTTTCCGAAAGGGAAGCGGAACAGCAATACATTACGCAGATTTTACTGAAGCATCTATTCTATTCGCTGGAAGATGTCGCTCAGACATATCCAGATTATGTGACCATAAAAATGCAATAAAAACTGTACTACTTAATAAGGAGGTGCAAACCACATGTTGAAATTGAATCTACAATTGTTCGCCCACAAAAAAGGGGGCGGATCTACTACCAACGGACGTGAGTCCCAATCCAAACGTTTAGGCGCTAAACGTGCAGACGGACAAACAGTAACTGGCGGATCGATTTTGTACCGTCAACGCGGAACAAAAATCCATCCAGGTACTAACGTCGGTATCGGTGGAGATGACACTTTATTTGCAAAAGTTGACGGTGTCGTTCGTTTCGAACGTTTAGGCCGTGACAAAAAACAAGTTTCTGTATACCCTACAGCTAAATAATACTTGGACTTTTGCCGATCAACCAATTACATACACACAAAAAACCTTGCGGGGGCAAATGATCAGTCACTTCCTTCGCAGGTTTTTTTGTATTTTACAGAACAACAAAAAGTAAGGGACGGTGAACGACTTGAAAGCAACAAATGTTGAGAGTCTTTTCGGATTAATGGATGAAGCCATCAAATTACTTCAAACGGAAGCTGAACTTTCATATATAGAAGCGTTGTCCGAAACGCTGGAAAATCTTTCCTTTGAAGGAAAAGCGCAGCAAGTAGAAGGCTTGCCTTCAAACGAGGCGGTTGAACGCTTGAACAGCCTCTACAAAAAAATGGATTTGGAAGCATTGGACAAAGAAACTATCCGCAAAAGCATCCAATTGACTTTCATCAAGGCAACGAAAGAAGACAAGCTCCAGATGAATCATCAAATGACACCGGACACGATAGCGTATCTGATCGCTTATTTCATCGGAGAAATAAAAAAAGATAAGACAGAAAAACTGCATGTTTCAGATTTGACTGCAGGGACAGGGAATCTTCTCAATATCGTTCTGACGCATTTGGCGAATAGGGGCAATGAAGTGACTGCGGAAGCGGTTGACAATGATGACCTGTTGATCAGTGTTGCGGCCAACAGCGGATCCTTGTTGGGATTGTCGGAAAAAATCCATTACACCCATTCAGACAGCTTGCAGGAACTGTTGATTGCACCTTCTGATATCGTGGTATCGGATTTTCCGATCGGATATTATCCAGTAAATGAGCGCGCAAAGAACTACAAAACAGCTTTTTCGGAAGGAAATTCTTTTGCGCATTTCCTAATGTTTGAACAAAATGTGAACTATCTGAAAGAATCCGGTTGGGGGATTTTTATCGTACCTTCCGACATTTTTGAAACAGATAAATCATCTGTGCTAATGGGGTGGTTAAAGGAAAACGTTCATATACAGGCGTTTTTGAGCCTTCCATCAGATCTGTTCCATAAAAATGGAATGAAAAAATCAATCATTATTGTTCAAAAAATTGGTGAAAAATCGATTCAAGCCGAACAAGTGCTTTTGGGGGAAATTCCAGATCTTAAAAACGCACAAAAGATGCAATCTTTCCTGGATATTTTCCACAATTGGAGCGCAAAGATGATATAATATTTATTAGAGATATAAGAAAAATCAGTCAATTTAAAGGAGAGAAAAACATGTCAAAAATCATCGCTATCAATGCTGGTAGCTCAAGCTTGAAATTTACATTATATGCTATGCCTGAAAAGGATGTTCTCGCAAACGGAATTATCGAAAGAATCGGTTTGAACGATTCCGTCTTCACAATCAAACACGGAGAAGGCGAAAAATTCCAAGTAACCGAAGATATTGCGAACCATGAAATCGCAGTACAGAAATTGCTTGATCAATTATTGGCATTAAACATCATTTCAAGCTACGATGAAATCACGGGCGTAGGCCACCGCGTCGTTGCCGGCGGCGAAATCTTCAAAGATTCTGCGCTTGTGGATGACCTTGTTTTGGAACAAATCGAGGAATTGGGCGAATTGGCGCCGCTGCACAACCCGGCGAACGCTACCGGAATCCGCGCATTCAAAAAATTGTTGCCTGAGATCACAAGTGTGGCCGTATTCGATACTTCTTTCCACACAACAATGCCGAAAGTGAACTACCTATACAGCATCCCGATGGAATACTACGAAAAATATGCTGCCAGAAAATACGGCGCACACGGAACAAGCCACAAATACGTTGCGGAACGCGCTGCTGAAATGCTGGGCAGACCGATCGAAGATTTGAAAATCGTTACGTGCCATATCGGTAACGGCGGTTCCATCACTGCTGTCCAAGGCGGAAAATCAATCGATACATCCATGGGCTTCACGCCATTGGCGGGCATCACAATGGGAACTCGTTCAGGGGACATCGATGCATCTTTGATCGCTTACCTGATGGGCAAACTGGGCATCACAGACATCAATGAATTCGTTGACATCCTGAACAAAAAGTCAGGTTTGTTGGGTCTATCCGGCGTTTCAAGCGACATGCGCGATGTTGAGACAGCAGCAGAAAACGGCAATGAGAACGCTCAAATCGCTTTGGATATCTTCCATAACCGTATCATCAAATACATTGGACAATATGTTGCGCTCATGAACGGTGTGGATGCGATCGTCTTCACAGCCGGCGTCGGCGAAAATGCTGCGCCTACCCGCAAAATCATCATTGATGGCATTTCATGGTTCGGTTGCGAAATCGATGATGAAAAGAACAATGTCCGCGGTGTAGAAAGAATCATTTCAACTGACGATTCGAAAGTGAAAGTACTGTTGATCCCTACAGATGAAGAGTTGATGATCGCTCGCGACGTCGTTCGTTTCAGCGAAAAACACTAATCTAAAATAAAAAATCCGTTATGCCAACTATAGGCATAACGGATTTTTTTGTCCCTTATTTTTTGGGTTTTGGTTTATTCTCAAGGTCGGTCCGGACGACGAGCACATCGCAAGGTGCGTTGCGGATGACGTACTCGGACACGGAGCCAATGAACAGTCTTTCGACTGCATTGAGGCCGGTCGCGCCGATCATGATCAGATCCACGCCATATTCGGCAGGCAAATCTTTTGCGATGATGGCTTTCGGCGATCCATATTCGATGACGGTATGAACATCGGCTATGCCTTCGTTCGTAGCATAGGTTTTGTATTCTTCCATCAATGTTTTGGATTGGCGGACGATTTCATCCGTAAAGCTGCCTTCGAAACCTGTAGGGGTCTGGATGGCTCTTGTATCGATAATATGAGTGATGATGATGGCTGCTTTATTCCGTTTGGCCACTTCCACTGCTTTACGGAAGGATAATTCTGATTCTCTGGATCCGTCAACCGGTATCAAAATTTTCTTATACTCTTGAAACATATTAACCACTCCTCTAAACTAGTATCGCTTACAACTTTATTTTACTTCACTTTCCATAAAAATGAAAGCGTATGCGATTGCTTTCGGGAATTTAATGGTCAGTGGCCTTGATCTTTCATCATGCCGGCCAGCCGGATACTGAAGAGTGCTGTATACCCTGAGGCAATCAGTACGGCAAACGCGTAAAGCAGGTTGCTCCTGAAGAAAATCGTCAGCAGGCAAAGGAACCCGATCAACATGTACAGGGCTCCGCCGTTACGGAAAAAGAGCCAGATTTGCTGGCGCTGTTGCTCGGTGATCCGGTCCGGGGCCAACACGAAGACAGTGGGGCCTTTCAATGTCATGAAAAGTCCGGTCGAAACCAGCAATAATGAAAAAAGGGCAATCAACAATTCTACCACTGTGCGTCCTCCTCAAGGGGATTGCGGGATAAGTGCTCAAAAAGGGCTTTCCCGTGTTTCCCAATCTGCAAAAAAAGCTGCTCAAAGAGCAGCTCCAAAAGTATAAAACTTTATTAGAAATCCGATGGTGCCGGTGAGTATATTCTACTAGTTTTGAACCCGCATATAAGCAGGTGGGCTCCAATATCCAGTCTCTAACTACCAAATGATAAGGCGTGTTATCCACCGAGATAAACAGGATCCCAAGGTAGTAATAAATTGTTCGGTCAACACATTGAGAATATGTCGAACACCTCAGAAATCTATATACGTATAGTAGCATATTAATCAATCGTTGGCAAGCAAAATACAAACGTTTCGGTTCGGAAACATCACAGCAGCAAGCGGTTAAACGCTGCCAAACAATCCTCAGGAATCTTTATTGAAGCGATTCTGCAATTGGTTGGCTAAGGCTTGTTCATATTTACCTGTCGATGCGGGTTCGTAGTAGCGGCGACCTTTCAGCACGTCCGGCAAATATTGTTGTTTGACCCAGTGATCCGGGAAATCGTGAGGGTACTGATAGCCAATTCCGCGGCCCAACTTATTTGCCCCGCTGTAATGGGCATCGCGCAAGCTATCCGGTATGTCACCGGACTTTCCGGCGCGCACATCCGCCATAGCGCTGTCCAAGGCAAGATAAGCCGAATTGGATTTCGGCGAAAGGGCCAGATCGACGACGGCATTGGCCAAGGGGATCCGGGCTTCCGGCAAACCCAACTTTTCCGCTGCCTGAACGGCCAAAACAGTCCGAGCCACAGCTTGTGGATTGCCTAAGCCGATATCTTCGTAGGCACAGACCATCAACCGTCTGCAGGCGATCAGCAATTCGCCGGCTTCCAGCAGCCTGGCTAGGTAATGCATGGCCGCATCGACGTCGCTGCCGCGGATCGATTTTTGGAATGCCGAGATGACATCGTAATGGGCATCGCCATTCTTATCGTGGACCAGCGCTTTCTTTTGGACGCACTCCTCAGCGATGTCCAAGGTGATGTGGATGGTCCCGTCCGCATCCGGCTTAGTTGATAGGGCAGCCAATTCCAGGGCATTGAGCGAACCGCGGACGTCTCCCATCGTGCTCCTGGCGAAATGAAGCAAGGCATCTTCTTCGATCACGATCTTTTCTTTCCCCAAACCGCGCTTTTCATCCGCAATGGCACGTTCCAGCGCCAATATGACGTCCTGTGTCGTCAGGGACTTCAATTCGAAAATTTGGGTCCGGCTCCGGATTGCGGGACTGATGCTGATGTATGGATTTTCGGTGGTGGCGCCGATCAGGATGACCTGGCCGCTTTCAAGATGCGGCAGCAGAAAATCCTGCTTGGGCTTGTCCAAACGATGCACTTCATCCAACAAGAGGATGACCTGTCCGGAAAATTTGGCTTCCTCCACAACAATCTGAAGGTCTTTTTTTGTATCGGTGGCGGCATTCAGTTGCCGAAATGCCGAATGTGTCGATCCGGCGATGGCGCTCGCGATACTGGTTTTGCCGATTCCCGGTGGACCATACAGTATCATGGAAGAAAGCATCTTGGCATCGACCATGCGGCGGATGATTTTGTTTTCGCCCACCAGATGACTTTGGCCGATGACTTCATCGATATGTACGGGACGCATACGGTATGCTAAAGGTTGTTTCATTGCTCTCCGCTCCTTTTTCTCTACCCATTATATGCCATCTGATAAAAAAGAACAAACATTCGCCCGGTTATTTTTTTTGCGGATTTGTGAAAATTGATTGAAAAGAAAGCCAAGCAACATCTTTACTATTTACAAGCAGAAAAGCTATAATGAATACATTGAAAATTGGATTGCAGAAAGTGAGAGTACATAATGACAGATTTCAAAGAGATTATAGTAACACATAAATTATCGGCATTATTTTCGAAAGCCTCTTTTGGAATCGAAAAAGAAAGCCAGCGGATAACGAGCGAGGGCACAATCGCCAAGACAAACCATCCGACCGTATTCGGTAATCGCAGTTTCCATCCCTACATACAGACCGACTTTGCCGAAAGCCAACCGGAATTGATCACACCACCGGTGCAATCGATCGAGGAGGCATATGAATGGCTGATGGCTATCCATGATGTCGTGCTGCGCTCCTTACCTGAAGATGAATATTTGTTGCCTTGCAGCATACCGCCGACCATGCCAGCAGGAGAAGAAATCAAGGTAGCCAAATTGGATAATGCGGATGACGTCGCCTATCGGGAATATCTGGTGTCGGTATACGGGAACAAGAAGCAGATGGTCAGCGGCATTCATTTCAACTTCGAGTTGAATCCTGCCCTCATCAAAGAGCTTCATCAGCTTTCCGGGTCTGCCGGAACGCTAAAAGCGTTCCAATCGGATGTGTACTTGAAGATGGCGCATAACTTCATCCGTCATCAATGGATCATGACCTATCTGATGGGAGGATCCATATCCGCCGACAGCTCCTACTTCGAAAAGGAGTCGCAGCATGAATTGCCTCTGGATGGGTACACAAGAAGCATCCGCAGCAGCAAGTACGGATACGTCAATAATACGGACGTGCATGTTTCTTTTGAATCGATTGATGCCTATGTGCAGGATATCGAGGGAATGGTGACTACCGGCAAGCTCATTGCCGAAAAAGAATTTTATTCCACTGTCAGATTCAGAGGGGCAAACAAAGCGCGTGATTTATTGACGAACGGCATCGCCTATCTCGAATTCAGATTGTTCGATCTGAACCCGTTTGCTGAGTTCGGCATGCACAAAGAGGATATGTACTTCATCCATTATTTCCTGCTCTATCTGTTGTGGATCGAGACCGATGCCAGCGAAGAAGAGATGAAAATCGGGAAAGAAATGAACTATGCGACAGCCTTGGAGAACCCTTTGCAGCCATCCGCGTTCCAAGCGGAAGGGCTGACCTTCCTGGAAGGGATGCTGCAGATGCTGGAAGCGATCGGCGCTGAAGAGAAGATAAGCGCGATCGTCAAAGAAAAAATCGAAGCATTCCATAATCCGGAAAAGACAGTGACTGGACAGATGGTCATAGCCGTGGACGCGGCAGAGGACAAAGCAGTGTGGGCAACCGATTTGGCCAAAAAATACAAAGAGGCTGCCTGGAAACGGCCTTATGCCTTGAGAGGCTTTGAGGACATGGAACTCTCCACGCAGATCCTGCTGTTCGACGCCATCCAAAAGGGTTTGAAGATCAACATGCTCGACCGGTATGATCAATTCATTTCGCTGACTTACAAAAACCACCGCGAATATGTGAAGAAAGGCAACATGACGGCAAAGGACAGCTATATCGGCCCGCTCATCATGGAGAACAAGGTCGTCACCAAAAAGATATTGGCGGAGAACGGATTCGCGGTACCGGACAGCGGAGAGTACCATTCTGCGGAAGCAGCCTTGCGCGACTATCCTATTTTTGCCGGGAAAGGCATCGTCGTCAAACCGAAGTCCACGAACTATGGGCTGGGGATATCCATCTTCAAAGACGGCGCTTCCTTTGAGAGTTATGAAAAAGCCATCCATATGGCATTTGAAGAAGATGAAGATGTGCTTGTGGAAGATTACTTGTCCGGCACCGAGTACCGTTTCTTTGTCATCGGCAATGAGACGAAGGCCGTATTGCTGCGTGTACCCGCCAATGTGGTAGGCGACGGCAGCCGGACGATCCGTCAATTGGTCGAGGAAAAGAACAAAGACAGCTTGCGCGGCAAAAATCATCGTACGCCGTTGGCATTGATCGGAACCGGGGAACTCGAGAAGTTGACGATTCAAGGTCAAGGGTATACTTTCGACAGCATTCCGCCGGCAGGAGAGACTGTCCGGTTGAGGGATAATTCGAACATCAGCACCGGCGGCGATTCGATTGATGTTACGGATCAGATGCACGACAGCTACAAAAAGCTGGCGGTGCAAATGGCAGCCGCACTGGGCGTAGCGGTCTGCGGAGTGGATATCATCATCCCGGATCATTCGGTCCCGGCCGCGCAAGTGGAGCCAAATTACGGGGTGATCGAGGCGAATTTCAATCCCGCCATGCTGATCCATATTTATCCATACAAAGGGAAAAGCCGCCGTTTGACGATGGATATCCTGCGCTTATTGTTCCCGGAAATGCAGCTGGAGGAAGAGTAGGGGGGAACTGTATGAAAAAATCATTTCTGAGAATTGCCCTCTACATTTCAATATCCGTCATCATGGTGTACGGATATCTGATTGCGAAGGGAGTTAACAATGGGGGGAAGCTGTTGTCTTTTGATCCCCTCCTCATTCCCGTTCTGTCGGCAGGACTGTTCCTATCCGTCTATATGCATCTCTTCCTCCATGAAGGGGGACACTTTCTGTTCGGAAAGTTGAGTGGTTACCACTTGGTGAGTTTTCAAGTCAGACATTTTAAGTACAGCCAAGCGGATCATAGACTGCATCATATTCAGACTGCCTCGCCTTTGCTGGCAGGCCAATGCTTGATGGCGCCGCCGAAAGGGGACTACGCGGAATTGCCGTACCGCGGTTATCTGTTGGGGGGGATTTTGGCTAATGCTTTGACGGGTGCAGCCTTGTACGGATCGGCTTTTTTGATGGAGCTGAAGCTAGGCTCCCTGTTCGTGTTATTCAGCCTTGTTCCTGTCTGGCTGGCTTTAGCGAATCTGCTGCCGAAAGCGCAGAACGATGGGGCCTTACTGAAGGAAGCAAGCCGCTCTGTGCACGCGCGCAAACTCCTGTTCCGGCAACTGGAAATGGCGCAGCTAATCGAAGAAAAAGTCCCTTTTGCGGATTTGCCGAATGCCTATTTCGCATGTTTAAGGGATACCCAGTATCAAAAAAGCTTCCTGGTTGATTACTTCTACATGGTCGCTTATGTCCGTGCTTTAGGGGAACTGGATTTTGAAGAGGCCGATAGCCTGCTGTTAACATTTTCAGCCAATCGTCCGGTCAAAGAATCGGTCTATTGGCCGATTTATATGATGGAATCTTTGTTTTGCGATGCGTTGTTCGGACGGCTCGGAACCGCAGAAGAAAAATACGTCCAAATACAAGCCCATCCCTTGTTGAAAAGGTATTGGAATGCAAACAACAGGATAAGGGCGGCCTATGCGTTTTTCTGCCTTATCGATCTTGAAGCAACGAAGAAGTTATTGGGACAGGGTCCAGCAGTTGCTGAAGCTTCCGATAAGGAATTGGACAACAGCATCGAACTGCGCCTGTACCGTTGGCTGAAGAGTTATTTTGAACACTAGAAAGTCAAGTGAAAGAAAGAAGGTAACAAATTGATTTATTTCGACCATGCCGCCACCACGCCGGTGCGACCTGAAGTTGTGGCGGTCATTCAGGAGTCGCTTATCGGAGATTATGGGAATCCTTCCAGCACCTATGCGCTTGGAAGACGAACGAGACAGCATATCGACCAAGCCCGCAAAATTTTTGCGGCGTCAATCAAAGCGGATCCGGCTGATATCATCATCACAAGCTGCGGTACCGAATCCAACAATACCGCAATCATTCCGACTGCATTAGCTCTGAAGGGGAAAGGCAAACATCTGATCACTTCTGCAGCGGAACACCACGCAGTCCTGCATCCGATGCACCATCTGGAAACGCTGGGCTTTGAGGTGACCTTTCTGCCGGTGGATGACACCGGAAAAGTGACGGTGCAATCCTTGAAGGACGCGATCCGGGAGGATACGATCCTCGTTTCATTGATGTACGCCAACAACGAGGTGGGCAGCATCAATCCGATTGCCGAAATCGGGGCGCTATTGGCTGAGAAGAACATCCTTTTCCATACCGATGCCGTTCAAGCCTACGGCAGCGAGCAGATTGATGTCGTGCAACAGCATATCGATCTGTTGTCCGTTTCCGCACATAAGATCAATGGTCCTAAAGGAATCGGATTCCTGTACCGCAAAAACAGCCTGCATCTGCCTAATTTCATCCATGGCGGCAGCCAAGAGAACGATCACCGCGGTGGTACGGAAAACACGCCTTACATCAAAGGATTTGCCAAAGCCGTCGCACTGATGGAAGTGGAACGTAATGAGAGCAACCGCAAAAAGCGTGAGTTGGGCGCTTATTTCCTGGAGGGACTTGAAAAGATTGGCCTCCCGTTTGAATGCAACGGTGTCTATCCGGAAGGGGTGCCGCACATCCTGAACCTTTGGCTGCCCGGTATGCGTTCCGACAAACTGCTGATCCAGTGCGACCTCAAAGGAATCATGCTGGCGGCCGGATCCGCCTGTACAGCCGGCAGCCTTGAACCGAGTCACGTATTGGAAGCGATGTACGGAAAGGGTAATCCACGCGCAACGGAATCCCTGCGCATTTCGTTCGGACCGGCTAACACAACCGATGAGGTGGACATATTGCTCGCATTGTTGCAAAGCATCAACAACAAGCAATACAAGAACGGCTGAACAAAGAAAAAAAGTATGTTATGATAGGGAAAACGTTATCTTGGAGGACTGCAAATGGCATTCGAAAAAAATGTATCTTTAAAGGGATCCGGCAAAACCTTTCGATTGAATGAACAGGTGAAGCGATACACTTTGCGCGACAATGGCTTTGAAGAAACCAAAAACGGCAATTTCCAACTGGTCCGTGATTTGGACAGCAGCGTGCTGCATAAGCAAGGGATCAAAGTGAAAATTGTCGTCGCTGCCGATCTGAAAACATTCAAAGTGTCCACCACGACGAGCAACGGATTGCAGACAGTGGATGTCTACGGCAAGGAAACCATGTCGGCTGCGAAAGAACAGTTGGAATATATTTTGGACAGTTTGGTCGAAAACGGCGTCCTGACTGAAGCGGCGCAGTGAGCCAAAAATATGGGCGACAGATGAAAAGAACGGACCGGTCCTGTGAGAGTTAGTTAATTCTTGCTGCCGGTCTTTTTTTGTTGCAAAATAAAAAGCGTAATCCGCTTGGATGCATGTACACCAAAAAAACACGATGCGCACTATAAGTGCATTAATATAATTATATAAACCGCTATTTTTTTCATTCCATTTTCTATGAAATATGATATACTTATTCAGAATCGCACAAACAATTCGGGAGATGAAGAAAGTGGAACAAAAATATCAAGGCGCAGCCATGACAACCGTTGATAAAAGCGCCCTAAAGAAGTCACATTTATTTGAGACTTCAAAAGTAAAATATTTCATCAGATGTATGCTTGCCGGTATGTTTTTGACATTGGGTACATCAATCGCTGTTATGGTCGCTGAAAAAGCAGAACATATGCTGCCAGGTAGCGGGAAGTTTTTCTATTCATTCATGTTTGCATGGTCTTTGGTCATGATCAATTACATGAACACAGAATTGGGTACATCCAATATGATGTACATGACGGCAGCTGTTTACCGCAAGGTGCTGGTACCAAAAAGAGCTTTAGCAATTTTATTCGCTTGTATCCTTTTCAACCTTATCGGGGGTGCAATCGCATCATTCATTATGTCATTCACGAATATTTTCCAAGATTTGCCGGCTGAGCATTTCCTGTT is a window from the uncultured Trichococcus sp. genome containing:
- a CDS encoding amino acid ABC transporter permease — encoded protein: MDLIQTILPSLLDGLKMTLTLFFIIGISSIPLGFLIAVIRVYGPKWLGFLIQIYVFIMRGTPLLLQLMFVFFGLPLIGITLDRFSAAILAYMINYAAYYAEIFRGGITAVPKGQFEAISVLGIGKVRGFFKIIIPQVTKIVLPSVGNEVIALVKDTSLVYVIGLGELLRAGQIAANTYASLVPFLAVGTVYLSVTAVITVLLNKLESKGNF
- a CDS encoding ATP-binding cassette domain-containing protein, with amino-acid sequence MLLNAMNLTKSYHDTTVIDDFSFHIDPNEIVVLVGRSGTGKTTLMRLLNNLEKADQGTISIEDAVLCKQGLKGAEYADRKTRRLYQNKIGMVFQDYALFPNLSVLDNLLEAPLAQKLGSREELTAKAAGLLKQMGLENKLEAMPSTLSGGQKQRVAIARAMMLNPRVLCFDEPTSALDRESSDSIGKLIQEIAAGGTGILIVTHDTEFGQQYGTRIVSSSEFVKNR
- the rplU gene encoding 50S ribosomal protein L21, with the translated sequence MYAIIKTGGKQLKVEVGQAIYIEKLDAEAGDKVTFDEIVFVGGEETKIGAPFVTGASVEGTVEKQGKEKKVTTFKYKRRKDTHRKQGHRQPYTKVIIDAINA
- a CDS encoding ribosomal-processing cysteine protease Prp, producing MIEVKFKEDDHGKLLSFEITGHAGYGVEGEDIICAAVSVLAIETVNSVERLAGYQMLVDEADDEGGYLYAEILSEREAEQQYITQILLKHLFYSLEDVAQTYPDYVTIKMQ
- the rpmA gene encoding 50S ribosomal protein L27; translated protein: MLKLNLQLFAHKKGGGSTTNGRESQSKRLGAKRADGQTVTGGSILYRQRGTKIHPGTNVGIGGDDTLFAKVDGVVRFERLGRDKKQVSVYPTAK
- a CDS encoding class I SAM-dependent methyltransferase gives rise to the protein MKATNVESLFGLMDEAIKLLQTEAELSYIEALSETLENLSFEGKAQQVEGLPSNEAVERLNSLYKKMDLEALDKETIRKSIQLTFIKATKEDKLQMNHQMTPDTIAYLIAYFIGEIKKDKTEKLHVSDLTAGTGNLLNIVLTHLANRGNEVTAEAVDNDDLLISVAANSGSLLGLSEKIHYTHSDSLQELLIAPSDIVVSDFPIGYYPVNERAKNYKTAFSEGNSFAHFLMFEQNVNYLKESGWGIFIVPSDIFETDKSSVLMGWLKENVHIQAFLSLPSDLFHKNGMKKSIIIVQKIGEKSIQAEQVLLGEIPDLKNAQKMQSFLDIFHNWSAKMI
- a CDS encoding acetate kinase translates to MSKIIAINAGSSSLKFTLYAMPEKDVLANGIIERIGLNDSVFTIKHGEGEKFQVTEDIANHEIAVQKLLDQLLALNIISSYDEITGVGHRVVAGGEIFKDSALVDDLVLEQIEELGELAPLHNPANATGIRAFKKLLPEITSVAVFDTSFHTTMPKVNYLYSIPMEYYEKYAARKYGAHGTSHKYVAERAAEMLGRPIEDLKIVTCHIGNGGSITAVQGGKSIDTSMGFTPLAGITMGTRSGDIDASLIAYLMGKLGITDINEFVDILNKKSGLLGLSGVSSDMRDVETAAENGNENAQIALDIFHNRIIKYIGQYVALMNGVDAIVFTAGVGENAAPTRKIIIDGISWFGCEIDDEKNNVRGVERIISTDDSKVKVLLIPTDEELMIARDVVRFSEKH
- a CDS encoding universal stress protein; the protein is MFQEYKKILIPVDGSRESELSFRKAVEVAKRNKAAIIITHIIDTRAIQTPTGFEGSFTDEIVRQSKTLMEEYKTYATNEGIADVHTVIEYGSPKAIIAKDLPAEYGVDLIMIGATGLNAVERLFIGSVSEYVIRNAPCDVLVVRTDLENKPKPKK